In Nocardioides sp. InS609-2, a single genomic region encodes these proteins:
- the lysS gene encoding lysine--tRNA ligase, protein MARGKSQSEPVDWVTRAADDAIRHAGEGNLVTVASGASPSGPIHLGNLREFLTPHFVAEELRRRGIAVRHLHSWDDYDRFRKVPQGVDGSWSEHIGRPLSAVPDPWGCHESWAEHFKAPLREALVELGVEMDEISQTQMYSAGTYREQILLAVRRRDEIEDVLAGHRTKASAAASAESDEEASALADSVANEDESTGSGDLARFPFKPWCAECGRDTTTVTSYDDETTDLAYTCDVCGHTGSTNLTHEDGGKLVWKVDWPMRWAFEKVDFEPAGLDHMTPGSSYTVGQELVGTIFGWRAPSRVTYAFVGFAGVQKMSSSAGGVPTAADALRVLEAPIVRWLYVRRQPKQAFTIDFGPEVVRLYDEWDALGRKAGDPAKRDLAVLAWERASMTAAAGALPTPQVVVPFRTLSSVADVTAGSADLISAVISHVGHEHDSVDDLEPRLAKAMQWTAEFVPDEDRTIVRDAPDAERLAALSEDEELWLRIFLDRLPASMGLDEVTSVVYGTPKVARGLGFDDAPTDQVKSDQKDFFRLLYNLFVGKDRGPRLPTLVVALGMERVRELLGAGQP, encoded by the coding sequence ATGGCACGAGGCAAGAGTCAGTCCGAGCCCGTCGACTGGGTGACCCGCGCCGCGGACGACGCGATCCGGCACGCCGGCGAGGGCAACCTCGTCACGGTCGCCTCCGGCGCCTCGCCGTCCGGCCCCATCCACCTGGGCAACCTGCGCGAGTTCCTGACCCCGCACTTCGTCGCCGAGGAACTGCGCCGGCGCGGTATCGCGGTGCGCCACCTGCACAGCTGGGACGACTACGACCGGTTCCGCAAGGTGCCGCAGGGCGTCGACGGCTCGTGGTCCGAGCACATCGGCCGGCCGCTCTCCGCTGTGCCGGACCCGTGGGGCTGCCACGAGTCGTGGGCCGAGCACTTCAAGGCTCCGCTGCGCGAGGCGCTGGTCGAGCTGGGCGTCGAGATGGACGAGATCAGCCAGACGCAGATGTACTCCGCGGGCACCTACCGCGAGCAGATCCTGCTCGCCGTACGCCGCCGAGACGAGATCGAGGACGTGCTGGCCGGGCACCGCACGAAGGCCTCGGCCGCAGCGTCGGCCGAGTCCGACGAGGAGGCCTCGGCGCTGGCCGACTCGGTCGCCAACGAGGACGAGTCGACCGGCTCGGGCGACCTGGCCCGGTTCCCGTTCAAGCCGTGGTGCGCCGAGTGCGGGCGCGACACCACCACCGTGACGTCGTACGACGACGAGACGACCGATCTCGCCTACACCTGCGACGTGTGCGGCCACACTGGCAGCACCAACCTCACACACGAGGACGGCGGCAAGCTGGTCTGGAAGGTCGACTGGCCGATGCGGTGGGCCTTCGAGAAGGTCGACTTCGAGCCGGCCGGTCTCGACCACATGACCCCCGGATCGTCGTACACCGTCGGCCAGGAGCTGGTCGGCACGATCTTCGGCTGGCGGGCGCCGTCGCGGGTCACCTACGCGTTCGTCGGCTTCGCGGGCGTGCAGAAGATGTCGTCGTCCGCCGGGGGCGTGCCCACCGCCGCCGACGCACTGCGGGTGCTCGAGGCGCCGATCGTGCGCTGGCTCTACGTCCGCCGGCAGCCCAAGCAGGCGTTCACCATCGACTTCGGGCCCGAGGTCGTCAGGTTGTACGACGAGTGGGACGCGCTCGGTCGCAAGGCCGGCGACCCGGCCAAGCGCGACCTCGCGGTGCTGGCATGGGAACGGGCCTCCATGACCGCGGCAGCCGGCGCGCTGCCGACCCCGCAGGTCGTGGTGCCGTTCCGCACTCTGTCGTCGGTCGCGGACGTGACCGCAGGCTCGGCCGACCTCATCAGCGCCGTCATCTCGCACGTCGGCCACGAGCACGACTCGGTCGACGACCTCGAGCCCCGGCTGGCGAAGGCGATGCAGTGGACCGCCGAGTTCGTGCCCGACGAGGATCGCACGATCGTGCGCGACGCGCCCGACGCCGAACGGCTCGCCGCGCTGTCGGAGGACGAGGAGCTGTGGCTGCGGATCTTCCTCGACCGGCTGCCGGCCTCGATGGGTCTCGACGAGGTCACGTCGGTCGTCTACGGCACGCCCAAGGTCGCCCGCGGGCTCGGTTTCGACGACGCACCGACCGACCAGGTGAAGAGTGACCAGAAGGACTTCTTCCGGCTGCTCTACAACCTGTTCGTCGGCAAGGACCGCGGCCCCCGGCTGCCCACGCTGGTCGTCGCGCTCGGCATGGAACGCGTGCGTGAGCTGCTGGGGGCCGGCCAGCCCTAG
- the fbaA gene encoding class II fructose-bisphosphate aldolase codes for MPIATPERYAEMLDAAKARSFAYPAINVSSSQTLNAALQGFADAGSDGIIQVSTGGAEYLSGPGVKHMVTGSVAFAAYAAEVAKNYPVNIALHTDHCPKDKLDGFVRPLIDISVERVARGEAPLFQSHMWDGSAVPLDENLQIAQELLAKCAAAHIILEVEIGVVGGEEDGVANEINDQLYTTPEDALATVEALGNGDNGRYMAALTFGNVHGVYKPGNVKLRPEILKDCQEAVAGKLGLDAGAKPFDLVFHGGSGSTAEEISAAVDYGVIKMNVDTDTQYAFTRPVAAHMFANYDGVLKVDGEVGNKKVYDPRAWGKAGEAGMAARIVEACENLRSAGTTLGA; via the coding sequence ATGCCCATCGCCACCCCCGAGCGCTACGCCGAGATGCTCGATGCGGCCAAGGCCCGCTCGTTCGCCTACCCGGCCATCAACGTGTCGTCCTCGCAGACGCTGAACGCCGCGCTGCAGGGCTTCGCCGATGCCGGGTCCGACGGCATCATCCAGGTCTCGACCGGCGGCGCGGAGTACCTGTCCGGCCCCGGCGTGAAGCACATGGTCACCGGCTCCGTGGCCTTCGCGGCGTACGCCGCCGAGGTGGCCAAGAACTACCCGGTCAACATCGCGCTGCACACCGACCACTGTCCCAAGGACAAGCTCGACGGTTTCGTGCGCCCGCTGATCGACATCTCGGTCGAGCGAGTTGCGCGCGGCGAGGCGCCGCTCTTCCAGTCGCACATGTGGGACGGCTCGGCCGTGCCGCTCGACGAGAACCTCCAGATCGCGCAGGAGCTGCTCGCCAAGTGCGCGGCGGCGCACATCATCCTCGAGGTCGAGATCGGTGTCGTGGGTGGCGAGGAAGACGGAGTGGCCAACGAGATCAACGACCAGCTGTACACCACCCCGGAGGACGCGCTGGCCACCGTCGAGGCGCTCGGCAACGGTGACAACGGGCGCTACATGGCGGCCCTGACGTTCGGCAACGTGCACGGTGTCTACAAGCCCGGCAACGTCAAGCTCCGCCCCGAGATCCTCAAGGACTGCCAGGAGGCCGTGGCCGGCAAGCTCGGCCTCGACGCCGGCGCCAAGCCCTTCGACCTGGTCTTCCACGGTGGTTCGGGCTCGACCGCCGAGGAGATCTCCGCCGCCGTCGACTACGGCGTGATCAAGATGAACGTCGACACCGACACCCAGTACGCCTTCACCCGCCCGGTCGCCGCCCACATGTTCGCCAACTACGACGGCGTGCTCAAGGTCGACGGCGAGGTGGGCAACAAGAAGGTCTACGACCCTCGCGCCTGGGGCAAAGCCGGCGAGGCCGGCATGGCCGCCCGCATCGTGGAGGCCTGCGAGAACCTGCGCTCCGCCGGCACCACCCTCGGCGCCTGA
- a CDS encoding TrmH family RNA methyltransferase has product MDDEERAPYDPMPHGPPEVGVGPWSGPLPTGPGSEVYDAVLLAEGDRRNVVDRYRYWTMAAIVADLDTRRHDFHVAIENWQHDFNIGTIVRSANAFMAAEVHIVGNRRWNRRGAMVTDRYQHVRHHETAADLAAYLHEAPGGGVRLLGIDNLPGSEHLETMDLPRRVCFLFGQEGPGLSEGAREACDGTFSIAQFGSTRSINASAAAAIAMHTWIRAYADLDDGAWRG; this is encoded by the coding sequence ATGGACGACGAGGAGCGGGCGCCGTACGACCCGATGCCGCACGGGCCGCCGGAGGTCGGGGTCGGGCCATGGTCCGGACCGTTGCCGACAGGTCCCGGCAGCGAGGTGTACGACGCGGTGCTACTGGCCGAGGGCGACCGCCGCAACGTGGTGGACCGCTACCGCTACTGGACGATGGCCGCGATCGTCGCCGACCTCGACACCCGGCGCCACGACTTCCACGTCGCGATCGAGAACTGGCAGCACGACTTCAACATCGGCACGATCGTGAGGTCCGCCAACGCGTTCATGGCCGCGGAGGTGCACATCGTGGGCAACCGGCGCTGGAACCGGCGCGGCGCGATGGTGACCGACCGTTACCAACACGTCCGGCACCACGAGACCGCAGCCGACCTGGCGGCGTACCTCCACGAAGCTCCCGGTGGCGGAGTCCGGCTGCTCGGCATCGACAACCTGCCCGGCTCCGAGCACCTCGAGACCATGGACCTTCCGCGCCGGGTGTGCTTCCTCTTCGGGCAGGAGGGGCCAGGTCTTTCCGAGGGCGCGCGCGAGGCCTGCGACGGCACCTTCTCGATCGCGCAGTTCGGCTCCACGCGCTCCATCAACGCCTCCGCCGCCGCGGCCATCGCGATGCACACCTGGATCAGGGCGTACGCCGACCTCGACGACGGCGCCTGGCGTGGCTAG
- a CDS encoding VTT domain-containing protein, with amino-acid sequence MTVLLDLHPLLLGMDWMDPNWLLDRFGETLFWLSLAIIFVECGLFFPFLPGDTLLFAMGLFIAGDQISILPGHHSLDLLLALVLFSVAAVGGNVAGYEIGRAIGPPLYERDGRILKRKYFDQTTAFFDKHGNKALVIGRFVPFVRTYITVVAGVTRMDRRRFFLWSFVGAVAWVVLITLLGYFLGAAIPWLGENIDYAIILILAFSVVPIVWEWWRHQRTTAPEAADRDHDDQPDRDIAGQDVE; translated from the coding sequence GTGACCGTACTGCTGGACCTCCACCCCCTCCTGCTCGGGATGGACTGGATGGATCCCAACTGGCTGCTGGACCGCTTCGGGGAGACGCTGTTCTGGCTCAGCCTGGCGATCATCTTCGTCGAGTGCGGCCTCTTCTTCCCGTTCCTGCCCGGTGACACGTTGCTCTTCGCGATGGGTCTGTTCATCGCCGGCGACCAGATCAGCATCCTGCCCGGCCACCACTCGCTCGACCTGCTGCTGGCGCTCGTGCTGTTCTCCGTCGCGGCCGTGGGCGGCAACGTCGCGGGCTACGAGATCGGGCGCGCCATCGGGCCGCCGCTCTACGAACGCGATGGCCGCATCCTCAAGCGCAAGTATTTCGACCAGACAACCGCGTTCTTCGACAAGCACGGCAACAAGGCCTTGGTGATCGGCCGGTTCGTGCCGTTCGTCCGCACCTACATCACGGTCGTGGCTGGCGTGACGCGGATGGATCGTCGGCGCTTCTTCTTGTGGAGCTTCGTCGGGGCCGTTGCCTGGGTCGTCTTGATCACGCTGCTCGGCTACTTCCTCGGGGCGGCCATCCCCTGGCTCGGCGAGAACATCGACTACGCGATCATTCTGATCCTCGCCTTCTCCGTCGTGCCGATCGTGTGGGAGTGGTGGCGGCACCAGCGCACGACTGCTCCCGAGGCGGCCGACCGCGACCACGACGACCAGCCCGATCGCGACATCGCCGGGCAGGACGTCGAGTAG
- a CDS encoding DHA2 family efflux MFS transporter permease subunit, which produces MTEASTQSPVETSESPWPALFALCLGFFMILVDTTIVSVATPAIIDDLNAPVNSVVWVTSAYLLAYAVPVLITGRLGDRFGPRRLYLIGLVVFTAASLWCGLTNSIEGLIVARVFQGFGASMMTPQTMAIITRVFPRDNRGRAMSLWGATAGVATLVGPILGGVLVDSLGWEWIFFVNVPVGLIAFGLALRLVPRLETHAHKFDWLGVALSGAGMFLLVFGIQDAHQYDWSTITGPITVWRLIVVGMIVLVAFVWWQARNQREPLMPLGLFTDRNFSLANLGIATVSFAFTAMGFPLMLWAQVVRGYSPTESGLLLVPMALVSIALAPWVGNLSDRVHPRILTVAGFLLLMAAMMLLSWFMAPDAALWKILLALAVLGAGSSFLWAPLSTTANRNLPIQQAGAGAGVYNANRLVGAVLGSAAIAVLIDARLAANGLGATGGEPSAAGELPARLATSFSDAMSQSLLLVPVVLALGLLAVVFFERPRHFAPQG; this is translated from the coding sequence ATGACCGAAGCCAGCACACAGTCCCCCGTCGAGACGAGCGAGAGCCCGTGGCCGGCGCTGTTCGCGCTCTGCCTGGGATTCTTCATGATCCTGGTCGACACCACGATCGTCTCGGTCGCGACGCCGGCGATCATCGACGACCTCAACGCTCCGGTGAACTCCGTGGTGTGGGTGACCAGTGCCTATCTGCTGGCCTACGCCGTGCCGGTGCTCATCACGGGCCGGCTGGGCGACCGCTTCGGTCCGCGCCGGCTCTACCTCATCGGGCTGGTGGTGTTCACGGCCGCGTCGCTGTGGTGCGGCCTGACCAACTCGATCGAGGGCCTGATCGTGGCCCGGGTGTTCCAGGGCTTCGGCGCCTCGATGATGACGCCGCAGACGATGGCGATCATCACCCGCGTCTTCCCGCGCGACAACCGCGGCCGGGCCATGTCGCTGTGGGGTGCGACCGCCGGTGTGGCCACCCTGGTGGGCCCGATCCTCGGCGGCGTGCTCGTCGACTCTCTCGGCTGGGAGTGGATCTTCTTCGTCAACGTGCCGGTCGGCCTGATCGCCTTCGGGCTGGCGCTGCGGCTGGTGCCGAGGCTCGAGACGCACGCCCACAAGTTTGACTGGCTCGGTGTCGCGCTCAGCGGCGCCGGCATGTTCCTGCTGGTGTTCGGCATCCAGGACGCCCACCAGTACGACTGGTCAACCATCACCGGGCCCATCACCGTCTGGCGGCTGATCGTCGTCGGCATGATCGTCCTGGTCGCCTTCGTGTGGTGGCAGGCCCGCAACCAGCGCGAGCCGCTGATGCCGCTCGGGCTGTTCACCGACCGCAACTTCTCGCTGGCCAACCTCGGCATCGCCACCGTCAGCTTCGCCTTCACCGCGATGGGCTTCCCGCTGATGCTGTGGGCCCAGGTGGTGCGCGGCTACTCCCCCACCGAGTCGGGTCTGCTGCTCGTGCCGATGGCCCTGGTGTCGATCGCGCTCGCGCCATGGGTGGGCAACCTCAGCGACCGGGTGCACCCGCGCATCCTCACCGTCGCGGGCTTCCTCCTCCTGATGGCCGCGATGATGCTGCTCTCGTGGTTCATGGCGCCCGACGCGGCCCTGTGGAAGATCCTGCTCGCGCTGGCCGTCCTCGGCGCCGGCAGCTCGTTCCTCTGGGCGCCGCTGAGCACCACCGCCAACCGCAACCTCCCGATCCAGCAGGCCGGTGCGGGCGCGGGGGTCTACAACGCCAACCGCCTGGTGGGTGCCGTCCTGGGGTCCGCCGCGATCGCCGTACTCATCGACGCCCGGCTGGCCGCCAACGGCCTCGGCGCGACCGGCGGCGAACCCTCCGCCGCCGGCGAGCTGCCCGCCCGACTCGCCACGTCGTTCAGCGATGCGATGTCGCAGTCGCTGCTGCTCGTGCCGGTCGTGCTCGCCCTCGGGCTGCTGGCCGTGGTGTTCTTCGAGCGCCCGCGGCACTTCGCGCCGCAGGGCTGA
- a CDS encoding N,N-dimethylformamidase beta subunit family domain-containing protein: MSESLGGLRGGLARIRWSSTLLVVALAVTLLAIPHAAVAPPAAAACANEIACENALPGTDPRVWQISGAGDATIQGFATEISVNRGTRVDFKIATNAAAYTIKIYRTGYYQGLGARQVGTVSPSAVLPQTQPQCINDVATDLVDCGNWAVSASWNVPADAVSGVYIARLTRSDTGGASHITFIVRDDASHSDLVFQTSDTTWQAYNRYSADYYGGGSRGVPARAYKVSYNRPMVTRSAVPWGRGYYFANEFPLVRFLERNGYDVSYIAGPDTDRRGNLLQNHGTYLSVGHDEYWSGRQRANVEAARDAGVNLMFLSGNEMYWRVRWQNDVTGASYRTMTSYKETWEYAKVDPAAEWTGTFRDPRYASQANGAGVPENATTGTMFMANLNDLAVTVDAREGRLRLWRNTALANLPAGGSRQLTPSTVGYESNEDLDNGFRPPGLIRLSTTVGPTPEYVPGFGNLQWVVPGTTTHHLTMYRAASGALVFSAGSIQWTWGLDGTHDAPGAPPAPDPAMQQAQVNLLADMGAQPATLMPGLTPATASPDSVGPTVSITSPGGPQPNGARVTIGGTAQDVGGGQVAAVEVSTDKAVTWHPATGTTSWNYTYTQHGYGARAVRVRAVDDSANIGPDEVRYPEASCPCSIFGAEVPAVPAVNDASGTELGLRFVPMRDGQVTGVRFYKGAGNGGTHVGTLWSASGNQLARATFIGETGTGWQSVTFGSPVAVQAGQTYVVSYTAPSGRYALRYDAFELLGVEADPLSVPGGFASPDSGVYASPGSFPNQSVGGRNSNYYVDVLFNAGGPPDPTPTLAVTNRQPAPGATGVPTNTTVTVGFSAPVEPGSSLTLSQGSTPIPGTVAASDGGRTLRFTPAAALPPATGVTASLGGVTSTEGIDLAPLSWSFTTAAVPRVGPPGNVRTATLFGGRKPRRTLRARAGIELGVEFTPNRAGSVVAVRYFQVSGRTAPRSVTLWSDKGAKLARAKIPRKGAKSKKAGWRTVVLGDPVTMRAGRSYVASYHLPAGSAARTPDFYKKKAWKSGPLRADRSDNGRYVFSSKSRFPKRVDRGVNFYADVRFDY, encoded by the coding sequence GTGAGTGAGAGCCTCGGGGGGCTCAGGGGTGGGCTAGCCCGAATCAGATGGTCGTCGACGCTGCTGGTGGTCGCCTTGGCGGTGACGTTGCTCGCGATACCTCATGCAGCCGTCGCACCGCCCGCCGCCGCGGCATGTGCCAATGAGATCGCGTGCGAGAACGCCCTCCCGGGCACCGACCCCAGGGTCTGGCAGATCAGCGGCGCCGGCGACGCCACCATTCAGGGCTTCGCCACCGAGATCTCGGTCAACCGTGGCACTCGAGTCGACTTCAAGATCGCCACGAACGCCGCGGCGTACACGATCAAGATCTACCGGACCGGCTACTACCAGGGCCTGGGCGCGCGCCAGGTCGGCACCGTCAGCCCGAGCGCCGTCCTGCCGCAGACCCAGCCACAGTGCATCAACGACGTCGCCACCGACCTCGTCGACTGCGGCAACTGGGCCGTCTCAGCTTCGTGGAACGTGCCGGCGGACGCGGTCTCCGGCGTCTACATCGCCAGGCTGACCCGGTCCGACACCGGAGGAGCCAGCCACATCACCTTCATCGTGCGCGACGACGCCAGCCACTCCGACCTGGTGTTCCAGACCTCCGACACCACGTGGCAGGCCTACAACAGGTACAGCGCGGACTATTACGGCGGCGGCTCGCGCGGCGTACCCGCCCGGGCCTACAAGGTCTCCTACAACCGGCCGATGGTGACGCGGAGCGCGGTGCCGTGGGGGCGCGGCTACTACTTCGCCAACGAGTTCCCGCTGGTGCGCTTCCTCGAGCGCAACGGCTACGACGTCTCCTACATCGCCGGCCCCGACACCGACCGTCGCGGGAACCTGCTGCAGAACCACGGGACCTACCTCTCCGTCGGTCACGACGAGTACTGGAGCGGGCGGCAACGCGCGAACGTCGAAGCTGCGCGCGACGCCGGGGTCAACCTGATGTTCCTCTCCGGCAACGAGATGTACTGGCGGGTCCGCTGGCAGAACGACGTCACCGGTGCCTCGTACCGGACCATGACCAGCTACAAGGAGACGTGGGAGTACGCCAAGGTCGACCCCGCGGCGGAATGGACCGGGACGTTCCGCGATCCCCGCTACGCCTCGCAGGCGAACGGTGCCGGTGTGCCGGAGAACGCCACGACCGGCACGATGTTCATGGCAAACCTCAACGACCTGGCGGTCACGGTCGACGCACGCGAAGGCCGGCTGCGACTGTGGCGCAACACCGCACTGGCGAACCTGCCTGCCGGGGGGTCACGTCAACTCACCCCGTCCACGGTGGGATACGAGTCGAACGAGGACCTGGACAACGGCTTCCGTCCGCCGGGTCTGATCAGGCTCTCCACGACTGTCGGCCCCACGCCGGAGTACGTCCCCGGGTTCGGCAACCTGCAGTGGGTCGTGCCAGGCACCACGACCCACCACCTGACGATGTACCGGGCTGCCAGCGGAGCGCTGGTCTTCAGCGCTGGCAGCATCCAGTGGACGTGGGGGCTCGACGGCACGCACGACGCTCCCGGCGCCCCTCCCGCACCCGATCCGGCGATGCAGCAGGCCCAGGTCAACCTGCTCGCCGACATGGGCGCCCAACCCGCCACGCTGATGCCTGGGCTGACGCCCGCCACCGCTTCGCCCGACTCCGTCGGGCCGACGGTCTCCATCACCTCTCCCGGCGGACCCCAACCGAACGGCGCCCGCGTCACGATCGGAGGCACCGCCCAGGACGTGGGCGGCGGCCAGGTCGCCGCCGTCGAGGTGTCCACCGACAAGGCCGTCACCTGGCACCCGGCGACCGGCACGACGAGCTGGAACTACACCTACACGCAGCACGGGTATGGTGCCCGCGCGGTGCGGGTACGTGCCGTCGACGACAGCGCCAACATCGGGCCGGACGAGGTCCGGTACCCCGAGGCCAGCTGCCCGTGCTCGATCTTCGGCGCCGAGGTGCCAGCCGTCCCCGCCGTCAACGACGCGTCGGGCACCGAGCTCGGACTCCGCTTCGTCCCGATGCGCGACGGGCAGGTCACCGGGGTGCGCTTCTACAAGGGCGCCGGCAATGGAGGCACCCACGTCGGAACGCTGTGGAGCGCGAGCGGCAACCAGCTTGCCCGGGCCACCTTCATCGGCGAGACGGGCACCGGCTGGCAGTCCGTGACCTTCGGCAGCCCGGTCGCCGTGCAGGCCGGCCAGACCTACGTCGTCTCCTACACCGCCCCGTCCGGCCGCTACGCCCTCCGGTACGACGCGTTCGAGCTGCTCGGGGTCGAAGCCGACCCGCTGTCGGTCCCCGGGGGCTTCGCGTCCCCCGACTCGGGCGTCTACGCCTCGCCGGGCAGCTTCCCGAACCAGTCCGTCGGCGGACGCAACTCCAACTACTACGTCGACGTGCTCTTCAACGCGGGTGGGCCGCCCGACCCGACGCCGACCCTCGCCGTGACGAACCGCCAGCCCGCGCCTGGCGCGACCGGCGTACCCACCAACACCACGGTGACCGTCGGCTTCTCGGCGCCGGTCGAGCCCGGCTCCTCGCTGACGCTGAGCCAGGGCTCGACGCCGATCCCCGGCACCGTCGCTGCCTCCGACGGTGGGCGCACGCTGAGGTTCACCCCGGCTGCCGCACTGCCACCTGCGACCGGCGTGACCGCGAGTCTCGGCGGCGTCACCTCCACCGAGGGCATCGACCTCGCACCCCTGTCCTGGTCGTTCACCACGGCGGCAGTGCCTCGTGTCGGACCCCCGGGCAACGTCCGCACGGCCACGCTGTTCGGTGGCCGGAAGCCCCGCAGGACGCTCAGGGCCAGGGCAGGGATCGAGCTGGGTGTGGAGTTCACCCCGAACAGGGCCGGCTCGGTGGTGGCGGTCCGCTACTTCCAGGTGAGCGGTCGAACGGCCCCGCGATCGGTGACCCTCTGGTCCGACAAGGGTGCCAAGCTGGCCCGCGCGAAGATCCCACGCAAAGGCGCCAAGTCGAAGAAGGCCGGCTGGCGGACCGTCGTCCTCGGTGACCCGGTCACAATGCGGGCGGGACGGTCCTACGTCGCGTCGTACCACCTGCCGGCCGGCAGCGCCGCCCGCACGCCCGACTTCTACAAGAAGAAGGCGTGGAAGTCGGGACCGCTGCGAGCCGACAGGTCCGACAACGGTCGCTACGTGTTCTCGTCGAAGAGCCGGTTCCCCAAGCGGGTAGATCGTGGGGTCAATTTCTACGCCGATGTGCGGTTCGACTACTAG
- a CDS encoding SigE family RNA polymerase sigma factor: protein MSSRDEAYTDFVAARQTHLRRIAYAICGDWHRADDLLQTALVKLYVAWPRVQHQGKEEAYVRRILVRAHIDETRRPWRREVAGLDGHDPVARADLPTEERSALFDALQQLPLMQRKVVVLRHWLGLSVAETADELGIGEGTVKSHTSRGVEKLKAALAESQS from the coding sequence ATGAGCTCCCGCGACGAGGCGTACACGGACTTCGTGGCCGCCCGGCAGACCCATCTGCGGCGCATCGCGTATGCGATCTGCGGCGACTGGCACCGCGCCGACGACCTGCTGCAGACCGCACTGGTGAAGCTGTACGTCGCGTGGCCGCGCGTGCAGCACCAGGGCAAGGAGGAGGCCTACGTACGCCGCATCCTGGTGCGCGCCCACATCGACGAGACCCGGCGACCGTGGCGGCGAGAGGTGGCCGGCCTCGACGGGCACGACCCGGTGGCTCGCGCGGACCTGCCCACAGAGGAGCGGTCGGCGCTGTTCGACGCCCTGCAGCAGCTGCCGCTGATGCAGCGCAAGGTCGTGGTGCTGCGGCACTGGCTGGGGTTGTCGGTGGCCGAGACCGCCGACGAGCTCGGCATCGGCGAAGGCACGGTGAAGAGCCACACGTCACGCGGAGTCGAGAAGCTGAAGGCGGCGCTCGCCGAGTCCCAGTCCTGA
- the pyrE gene encoding orotate phosphoribosyltransferase, with product MSNIDPQDASPSDSVDALAADIDACCRLHGEFTLRSGQVASEYFDKYLFESDPALLARVVDRMVDLLPPDTQLLGGLEMGGIPIVAVLSARTGLPALFVRKKAKEYGTCKLAEGPEVAGRRITIIEDVITTGGAVRDATRGLRERGATVGTVVCAIDRSPAGENPLADVDLEVRPVFTRAQLDAARAG from the coding sequence ATGAGCAACATCGACCCGCAAGACGCCAGCCCGTCCGACTCCGTTGACGCGTTGGCTGCCGACATCGACGCCTGCTGCCGGCTCCACGGCGAGTTCACGCTCCGCTCGGGCCAAGTCGCCAGCGAGTACTTCGACAAGTACCTCTTCGAGTCCGACCCGGCCCTGCTGGCCCGGGTCGTCGACCGGATGGTCGACCTGTTGCCACCCGACACCCAGCTCCTCGGCGGCCTCGAGATGGGCGGCATCCCGATCGTCGCCGTGCTCAGCGCCCGCACCGGCCTGCCCGCCCTGTTCGTGCGCAAGAAGGCCAAGGAGTACGGCACCTGCAAGCTCGCCGAGGGGCCGGAGGTCGCGGGCCGCCGGATCACGATCATCGAGGATGTCATCACGACGGGCGGCGCCGTACGCGATGCCACCCGTGGCCTGCGCGAGCGTGGCGCCACCGTCGGGACGGTCGTCTGCGCGATCGACCGCAGCCCGGCCGGCGAGAACCCGCTGGCCGACGTGGACCTCGAGGTCCGCCCGGTGTTCACCAGGGCACAGCTCGACGCTGCCCGCGCCGGCTGA
- a CDS encoding DUF3151 domain-containing protein has translation MNHLDLMAGPPPTHLPVDPAAAEVDRGDAPIDVVRRHPASPVAWAALAGQAQEQGADDVTVYAYARVGYHRSLDMLRRNGWKGHGPVPWEHEPNRGFLRALALLASSARAIGEADEWERCSEFLRDSSPTAYAALLG, from the coding sequence ATGAACCACCTGGACCTGATGGCCGGCCCGCCCCCCACCCACCTGCCGGTCGACCCGGCCGCCGCCGAGGTCGACCGCGGTGACGCCCCGATCGACGTCGTACGCCGGCACCCGGCGTCGCCCGTCGCCTGGGCCGCCCTCGCGGGGCAGGCGCAGGAGCAGGGCGCCGACGACGTGACCGTCTACGCCTACGCCCGCGTGGGCTACCACCGCTCGCTCGACATGCTGCGCCGCAACGGCTGGAAGGGCCACGGCCCGGTGCCGTGGGAGCACGAGCCCAACCGCGGTTTCCTGCGCGCGCTGGCCCTCCTGGCCTCGTCTGCACGCGCCATCGGCGAGGCCGACGAGTGGGAGCGCTGCTCCGAGTTCCTGCGCGACTCAAGCCCCACGGCGTACGCCGCGCTGCTCGGCTGA